In a genomic window of Flavobacterium sp. KACC 22761:
- the pgmB gene encoding beta-phosphoglucomutase, with translation MNNKKAFIFDLDGVIVDTAKYHFLAWQKIAQSLNINFTHEDNELLKGVSRVRSLDIILGLGNVEASQEDKDKWLIQKNEDYLSYLVDMDESEILPGVLKILKLLKEKNQGIALGSASKNARPILEKTGILSYFDVIVDGNDVSNAKPDPEVFLKAAQLLKIDPKNSIVFEDSVAGIQAANIAEMVSVGIGEETILHEADHIFKDFTQIETSFIEELIG, from the coding sequence ATGAATAATAAAAAAGCATTCATCTTCGATCTTGATGGAGTGATCGTTGATACCGCTAAATACCACTTTTTAGCTTGGCAAAAAATTGCCCAGTCATTAAATATAAATTTTACACATGAAGACAATGAACTTTTAAAAGGCGTAAGCCGAGTTCGTTCCTTAGATATTATACTTGGATTAGGAAATGTTGAGGCTTCTCAGGAAGATAAAGACAAATGGTTAATCCAAAAAAATGAAGATTATTTATCTTATTTAGTTGATATGGATGAAAGTGAGATTCTTCCAGGAGTTTTAAAAATTCTAAAACTATTAAAAGAGAAAAATCAAGGAATTGCATTAGGTTCTGCCAGTAAAAATGCAAGACCAATTCTAGAAAAAACAGGCATTCTGTCTTACTTCGATGTTATTGTTGACGGAAACGATGTCAGCAATGCAAAACCAGATCCTGAAGTATTCTTAAAAGCGGCTCAATTATTAAAGATTGATCCAAAAAATTCAATTGTATTTGAAGATTCTGTTGCCGGAATTCAGGCAGCAAACATCGCAGAAATGGTAAGTGTAGGAATTGGTGAGGAAACAATTTTACATGAAGCTGATCACATTTTTAAAGATTTTACCCAAATCGAAACAAGCTTTATTGAAGAGTTAATTGGATAA
- a CDS encoding LacI family DNA-binding transcriptional regulator: MKRKITLKQIAKELDVSISTVSKSLRNSLEIGEETRLKVQAFAKFYNYKPNNIALSLKNRKTKSIGIIIPEIVHHFFSTVINGVEQVANEHGYSVVICLSDDSFDKEVLNMEMLANGSIDGFIMSLSKETQFKGDFHHITEVINQGMPVVMFDRVTNDILCDKVIIDDKAAAYEAVQSLIDNGRKKIALVTTVDYVSVGKLRTDGYEKALLDNGIPFNEDLIIKIEDVDTCEITISELLHARAFDAAFAVNELFAVTIIKTANKMGLKVPEDLAVIAFTDGIISKYSTPSITTVSQSGEKMGNKAAKMLIERLEAEHDDDEEENENYTTEVIETHLIKRESTD, translated from the coding sequence ATGAAACGCAAAATAACCTTAAAACAGATCGCAAAGGAACTTGACGTATCTATCTCAACTGTCTCAAAATCACTTAGAAACAGCCTTGAAATAGGTGAAGAAACTCGCTTAAAAGTGCAGGCTTTTGCCAAGTTTTACAACTATAAACCCAACAATATTGCCCTTAGTCTTAAAAACCGAAAAACTAAAAGTATTGGCATCATCATTCCGGAAATTGTACACCATTTTTTCTCTACTGTAATCAATGGAGTTGAGCAAGTTGCCAACGAGCACGGATATAGCGTAGTAATCTGTCTATCAGACGATTCATTTGATAAAGAGGTTTTGAATATGGAAATGTTAGCCAACGGAAGTATCGACGGTTTTATCATGTCCTTATCTAAAGAAACTCAGTTTAAAGGCGATTTTCATCATATTACGGAAGTTATCAATCAAGGAATGCCTGTAGTTATGTTTGATCGTGTAACCAATGATATTTTGTGCGACAAAGTTATTATTGATGATAAAGCAGCGGCATACGAAGCCGTTCAGAGCTTAATTGATAATGGACGAAAAAAGATCGCATTAGTAACTACTGTCGATTATGTAAGTGTGGGAAAACTACGAACTGATGGCTATGAAAAAGCACTTTTGGACAACGGAATTCCTTTTAATGAAGATTTGATCATTAAAATCGAAGACGTTGATACTTGCGAAATTACTATTTCCGAGCTTTTGCATGCCAGAGCTTTTGATGCTGCTTTTGCAGTAAATGAGCTTTTTGCGGTAACCATTATCAAAACAGCCAACAAAATGGGATTAAAAGTTCCCGAAGATTTAGCTGTAATTGCATTTACTGACGGAATTATCTCAAAATACTCCACTCCAAGCATTACAACCGTAAGTCAAAGTGGAGAAAAAATGGGAAATAAAGCTGCAAAAATGCTTATCGAAAGACTTGAAGCCGAACATGACGATGACGAAGAAGAAAATGAAAACTATACCACAGAAGTCATAGAAACTCATTTAATAAAAAGAGAATCTACTGACTAA
- a CDS encoding MFS transporter, which translates to MEKRKLSFWEIWNMSFGFLGIQFGFALQNANTSRIFETLGAKIDEIPILWIAAPVSGLIIQPVIGYFSDRTWTRLGRRRPYFLIGAILSSLALFVMPNSPTLWIAAGTLWIMDASINVSMEPFRAFVGDNLPDHQRALGFVMQSFFIGTGAVVGSVLPYLFTNVFDVSNVAPKGIIPDAVKWSFYIGGIVFLLSVLWTVFKTTEYTPEELHAFEANSKKDLEQNSPNSETETDVTTKKQLTLGIVFAAIGGLISFLIFENSLAKELYILFVGLIFMGVLFVIASQLRTKKVQNGFTIIMTDLLNMPKTMQKLAWVQFFSWFALFSMWIYTTQAVTQHIFGTTDTTSKVYNDAADWVSVLFTVYNGVAAAVAFLLPVIAKKVGVRATHLLALCAGGVGLISIYFIGDKQMLILPMLGVGIAWASILSMPYAMLSGALPAAKMGYYMGVFNFFVVIPQIVAATILGFVIKQFFNNEPIYALIIGGVSMIFAGLLTLRVNSKTKIEIHE; encoded by the coding sequence ATGGAAAAGCGTAAATTAAGTTTCTGGGAAATTTGGAACATGAGTTTCGGTTTCTTGGGAATACAATTCGGTTTTGCACTGCAAAATGCAAACACTTCTAGAATTTTTGAAACTCTTGGTGCTAAAATTGACGAAATTCCAATTTTATGGATTGCAGCTCCTGTCTCAGGTTTAATAATTCAACCCGTTATTGGTTATTTCAGTGACAGAACTTGGACTCGTCTAGGAAGACGGCGCCCTTATTTTTTAATTGGTGCGATTTTGTCGTCTTTGGCTTTGTTTGTAATGCCCAACTCTCCAACTTTATGGATTGCCGCTGGTACATTATGGATAATGGATGCTTCGATAAATGTTTCAATGGAACCATTCCGTGCTTTTGTGGGTGATAATTTACCAGACCATCAGCGTGCTTTGGGCTTTGTTATGCAGAGTTTTTTCATTGGTACTGGTGCCGTTGTAGGTTCAGTTTTGCCTTATCTTTTCACAAATGTCTTTGACGTAAGCAACGTTGCGCCTAAAGGAATTATTCCTGATGCGGTAAAATGGTCGTTTTACATTGGCGGAATTGTTTTTCTGCTTTCAGTTTTATGGACTGTTTTCAAAACAACAGAATATACTCCTGAAGAACTTCATGCATTTGAAGCCAACAGCAAAAAAGATTTAGAGCAAAATTCTCCAAATTCTGAAACAGAAACTGATGTTACTACCAAAAAACAATTGACTTTAGGGATTGTATTTGCTGCAATTGGCGGATTAATTTCATTCTTAATTTTCGAAAACAGCTTAGCAAAAGAACTATACATTCTATTTGTTGGATTGATTTTTATGGGTGTTTTATTCGTAATAGCATCCCAATTACGCACTAAAAAAGTTCAAAATGGCTTTACCATAATCATGACTGATTTATTGAATATGCCAAAAACAATGCAAAAATTAGCTTGGGTTCAGTTTTTCTCATGGTTTGCGCTTTTTTCCATGTGGATTTATACAACACAAGCGGTTACACAGCATATTTTTGGAACAACAGACACCACTTCAAAAGTATATAATGATGCTGCCGACTGGGTTTCTGTTTTATTCACAGTTTATAACGGTGTCGCTGCAGCTGTAGCTTTCTTATTACCGGTTATTGCAAAAAAAGTAGGCGTTAGAGCAACACATTTATTAGCATTATGCGCTGGAGGTGTTGGTTTAATTTCAATTTATTTTATTGGTGATAAGCAAATGCTTATTCTTCCAATGTTGGGAGTTGGTATTGCTTGGGCAAGTATTTTATCAATGCCTTATGCCATGTTATCTGGAGCTTTGCCTGCAGCCAAGATGGGTTATTATATGGGAGTTTTCAACTTCTTCGTAGTAATTCCACAAATTGTAGCCGCTACAATATTAGGATTTGTAATAAAACAATTCTTTAATAATGAACCTATTTACGCTCTAATAATTGGAGGTGTATCAATGATTTTCGCAGGATTATTGACTCTCAGAGTAAATAGTAAAACTAAAATTGAAATCCATGAATAA
- a CDS encoding glycoside hydrolase family 13 protein — translation MKNQKTSFIYKLVLMVLLFSASAKAQIQKVEPPFWYAGMKNSELQIMFYGKNISQFEASVSNNVVIKNVEKTENPNYLFVTIDTKDVKASELTFSFKNNNKVAFTQKYSLKERRANSADRKSYDSSDLIYLIMPDRFANGNPKNDSDAVLTEKGNRAEPGGRHGGDIEGIIKNLDYISSLGATTIWNTPLCEDNDKQHSYHGYAQSDVYKIDPRYGTNDDYVRLSAEMHKKNMKLVMDYVTNHWGITHWMMKDMPTKTWFNQFENFTQTNHRREVIPDTHASKADQEVCIDGWFVPSMPDLNLRNPLVSKYLTQNAIWWIEFANLDGFRVDTYNYSDPTAMANWAKSITNEYPNFNIVGEIWMHNQASLAYWQKDSKIGAIENYNSNLPSVMDFTLQDQIGSVFNEDTPNWDSGLIKFYNNFAMDYLYPNTNSILVFAENHDTNRINEVYKYDLAKYKMVMTLMATIRGIPQVYYGTEIGMGGDKGKGDADIRQDFPGGWAGDKNNAFTAAGRTAQQASFFDFTSKLFTWRKSNEVIHTGKMTHYIPENNTYVYFRYNDTKTVMVIFNNNAKEQVVKTNRFKENIKNFKSGKDVITGKTFDLATEITLEPKSVLVLELE, via the coding sequence ATGAAAAACCAAAAAACATCCTTTATCTATAAATTAGTCCTAATGGTTTTGTTGTTTTCCGCTTCCGCGAAAGCGCAAATCCAAAAAGTAGAACCGCCTTTCTGGTACGCCGGAATGAAAAATTCGGAACTGCAGATTATGTTCTACGGAAAAAACATTTCACAATTTGAAGCTTCGGTTTCGAATAATGTGGTGATTAAAAATGTAGAAAAAACGGAAAACCCTAATTACCTTTTCGTAACAATCGATACAAAAGACGTAAAAGCTTCTGAATTGACTTTTTCTTTCAAAAACAATAACAAAGTTGCTTTTACTCAGAAATATTCTTTGAAAGAAAGAAGAGCAAATTCGGCAGACCGAAAAAGTTATGATTCATCTGACTTGATTTATTTAATTATGCCAGATCGTTTTGCTAACGGAAATCCGAAAAACGACAGTGATGCTGTTTTAACTGAAAAAGGAAACCGCGCAGAACCAGGCGGACGTCATGGCGGAGATATCGAAGGAATAATCAAAAACTTAGATTATATTTCATCTCTTGGTGCAACCACAATTTGGAACACGCCTTTATGCGAAGACAACGACAAACAACATTCGTATCACGGATATGCACAATCTGACGTGTACAAAATCGACCCTCGCTACGGAACAAATGACGATTATGTTCGCCTTTCTGCAGAAATGCACAAAAAAAACATGAAACTGGTGATGGATTATGTAACCAATCACTGGGGAATTACGCACTGGATGATGAAAGATATGCCAACAAAAACTTGGTTCAATCAATTCGAAAATTTCACGCAAACAAATCACAGACGCGAGGTAATTCCAGATACGCACGCTTCAAAAGCAGATCAGGAAGTTTGTATCGATGGCTGGTTTGTACCTTCGATGCCGGATTTGAATTTAAGAAATCCTCTCGTTTCAAAATACTTAACTCAAAATGCTATTTGGTGGATTGAATTTGCAAATCTTGACGGATTCCGTGTAGATACGTATAATTATTCTGACCCAACTGCAATGGCAAATTGGGCAAAATCAATCACAAATGAATATCCGAATTTCAATATTGTTGGAGAAATCTGGATGCACAATCAAGCGAGTTTGGCATATTGGCAAAAAGACAGTAAAATTGGTGCAATAGAAAATTACAATTCAAATCTTCCAAGTGTAATGGACTTTACTTTGCAAGACCAGATTGGTTCTGTTTTCAACGAAGACACTCCAAATTGGGACAGCGGATTGATCAAATTCTACAATAATTTTGCAATGGATTATTTATATCCGAACACCAATAGTATTTTAGTTTTTGCCGAAAATCACGATACAAATCGTATCAACGAAGTGTACAAATATGATTTAGCGAAATACAAAATGGTCATGACTTTGATGGCAACAATTCGCGGAATTCCACAGGTATATTATGGTACCGAAATTGGAATGGGTGGAGACAAAGGCAAAGGTGACGCAGATATTCGTCAAGATTTCCCTGGCGGATGGGCTGGCGACAAAAACAATGCTTTTACAGCAGCAGGAAGAACGGCTCAACAAGCTTCTTTCTTTGATTTTACTTCAAAATTATTCACCTGGAGAAAATCAAATGAAGTAATTCACACAGGAAAAATGACGCATTATATTCCGGAAAACAATACTTATGTGTATTTCAGATATAATGATACCAAAACCGTAATGGTAATTTTCAACAACAATGCAAAAGAGCAGGTTGTAAAAACAAACCGTTTCAAAGAAAACATCAAAAACTTTAAATCAGGAAAAGATGTTATCACAGGAAAAACATTCGATTTAGCTACTGAAATTACTTTAGAGCCAAAATCAGTTTTGGTTTTAGAATTGGAATAA
- a CDS encoding glycoside hydrolase family 65 protein — protein MNQDYIKPDNWSIIEEGFDAERVKSSESLFSIGNGAMGQRANFEESYSAETFQGSYIAGIYYPDKTKVGWWKNGYPKYFAKVLNAPNWIGIDIEINEENLDLNTCTEVRNFRRELNMKEGWYNRSFEAVLKNGTEISVNVRRFLSLDLDEAGIIKYDITPLNKDAKIVYKPYIDAGVTNEDANWEEKFWEPLEVKKGTNEAFVTAQTFKTHFKVTTFMHNTILANGENINVSPSTIDSTTDKVQYTYGTIIAKGQTSSIQKIGGYTVSLNHENTLAGAEKVIKSAVALGYETLLQNQIEAWAKVWEMSDITIEGDVKAQQGIRFNIFQLNQTYSGKDSRLNIGPKGFTGEKYGGSTYWDTEAYCIPFYMATKDQQVARNLLTYRYNQLDKAIENAKDNLGFKNGAALYPMVTMNGEECHNEWEITHEEIHRNGAIAFAIYNYNRYTGDYSYIPEKGLEVLIGIARFWHQRASFSKDKNQYVILGVTGPNEYENNINNNFYTNYIAKWCIDFAAEQIEKVASEYPADHKRVMDKVSLSTEEIKEWKKVADDMYFPVSAELGIYLQQDGFLDKELVPVKDLDKSQRPINQKWSWDRVLRSPYIKQADVLQGFYFFEDHFSKEELKRNFEFYESFTVHESSLSPCVHSIQAAALDKMDMAYTFYLRTSRLDLDDYNKEVEEGCHITSMAGTWMSIVEGFGGMRVKNDQLHFSPKIPKEWKGYSFKINFRNQILKVSVNHNETTFTVDGDQDLTIIVNENPIVAGKFAQIK, from the coding sequence ATGAACCAAGATTATATAAAACCAGACAATTGGTCTATTATTGAAGAAGGATTTGATGCAGAGAGAGTAAAATCTTCTGAAAGTCTTTTTAGTATCGGGAACGGCGCTATGGGACAGCGTGCGAATTTTGAAGAATCTTATTCCGCAGAAACTTTCCAAGGAAGTTATATTGCCGGAATTTACTATCCAGACAAAACAAAAGTGGGCTGGTGGAAAAACGGTTATCCGAAATATTTTGCCAAAGTACTTAACGCTCCAAACTGGATTGGAATTGACATTGAAATCAACGAAGAAAATCTTGATTTAAACACTTGCACCGAGGTTAGAAACTTTCGAAGAGAATTGAATATGAAAGAAGGATGGTACAATCGTTCTTTTGAAGCTGTTCTTAAAAACGGAACCGAAATTTCGGTAAACGTTCGTCGTTTTCTTTCATTAGATTTAGACGAAGCCGGAATTATCAAATACGATATTACACCTTTAAACAAAGATGCTAAAATCGTTTACAAACCTTATATTGACGCTGGTGTAACCAATGAAGATGCAAACTGGGAAGAAAAATTCTGGGAACCGCTTGAAGTTAAAAAAGGCACAAACGAAGCTTTTGTAACGGCTCAGACTTTCAAAACGCATTTCAAAGTTACAACTTTCATGCACAATACGATTTTGGCAAATGGAGAAAACATCAACGTTTCACCATCAACAATCGATTCAACTACAGATAAAGTTCAGTACACTTACGGAACTATTATTGCAAAAGGACAAACCTCATCTATCCAAAAAATTGGAGGGTATACGGTTTCTTTAAACCATGAAAACACTTTGGCTGGAGCCGAAAAAGTAATCAAATCTGCTGTTGCTTTAGGTTACGAAACCTTGCTTCAAAACCAAATTGAAGCTTGGGCAAAAGTTTGGGAAATGTCAGACATTACAATCGAAGGCGATGTAAAAGCACAACAAGGTATTCGTTTCAACATTTTCCAATTGAACCAAACCTATTCAGGAAAAGATTCTCGCTTAAACATTGGTCCAAAAGGTTTCACTGGAGAAAAATACGGTGGATCTACTTATTGGGATACCGAAGCATATTGTATTCCGTTTTACATGGCTACAAAAGATCAGCAAGTGGCGAGAAACTTATTGACGTATCGTTACAATCAATTGGACAAAGCGATTGAAAATGCTAAGGACAATTTAGGTTTCAAAAACGGTGCGGCTTTATATCCAATGGTAACCATGAATGGTGAAGAATGCCACAATGAATGGGAAATCACACATGAAGAAATTCATAGAAATGGTGCTATTGCTTTTGCAATTTACAACTATAACCGTTACACGGGAGATTACTCTTATATTCCAGAAAAAGGTCTTGAGGTTTTAATCGGGATTGCTCGTTTCTGGCACCAAAGAGCTTCTTTCTCAAAAGATAAAAATCAATATGTGATCTTGGGAGTTACAGGTCCAAACGAATACGAAAACAACATCAACAATAATTTCTACACCAATTATATTGCAAAATGGTGTATTGATTTTGCTGCTGAACAAATCGAAAAAGTGGCTTCAGAATATCCTGCAGATCACAAAAGAGTGATGGATAAAGTAAGTCTTTCTACAGAAGAAATCAAAGAATGGAAGAAAGTAGCTGATGATATGTATTTCCCAGTTTCTGCAGAACTTGGAATCTACTTACAGCAAGACGGTTTCTTAGATAAAGAATTAGTTCCTGTAAAAGATTTAGATAAATCCCAGCGACCAATCAACCAAAAATGGTCTTGGGATCGTGTGTTGCGTTCGCCATACATCAAACAGGCTGACGTTTTACAAGGTTTTTATTTCTTCGAAGATCATTTTTCGAAAGAAGAATTAAAACGCAATTTCGAGTTTTATGAATCATTTACGGTTCACGAAAGTTCGCTTTCGCCTTGCGTTCACTCGATTCAGGCTGCAGCATTAGATAAAATGGACATGGCATATACATTTTATTTAAGAACTTCTCGTTTGGATTTGGACGATTATAATAAAGAAGTAGAAGAAGGTTGTCATATCACGTCAATGGCCGGTACATGGATGAGTATCGTGGAAGGTTTTGGAGGAATGCGCGTTAAAAATGACCAGCTTCATTTCTCACCAAAAATTCCAAAAGAATGGAAAGGCTATTCGTTTAAAATCAATTTCAGAAACCAGATTTTAAAAGTTTCTGTAAATCATAATGAAACAACTTTTACGGTGGACGGCGATCAAGATTTAACAATTATTGTGAACGAAAACCCTATTGTTGCTGGTAAATTTGCACAAATCAAATAA
- a CDS encoding glycoside hydrolase family 97 protein, with product MKNLFFASLILFAFSTVAKAQQLKSPEGKFVMEFSLQNDGTPTYNLKYKNKEVVKTSKLGLELKDDKKSLLNDFTVVDTKTSTFDETWKPVWGEVDHIRNHYNEMAVTLNQKSTDRQIVIRFRLFDNGLGFRYEFPAQKNLTYFVIKEERSQFAMTGDHTAFWIPGDYDTQEYDYTKSKLSEIRGLSQKAYTANVSQKSFSPTGVQTSLMLKTADGIYINLHEAALINYSCMHLNLDDKNLVFESWLTPDAKGDKGYMQAPSHSPWRTIMVSDDAREILASKMTYNLNDPSKIDDTSWIKPVKYVGVWWEMITGKSSWSYTNDFPTVQLGVSDFSKAKPSGTHGANNANVKKYIDFAAANGFDAVLVEGWNEGWEDWFGHSKDYVFDFLTPYPDFDVKGLHEYAKSKGVKIIMHHETSGSVRNYERHMDAAYKFMKDNGYDAVKSGYVGDILPRGENHYSQWIINHYQYAIEKAADYKIMVNAHEAVRPTGIARTYPNLIGNEAARGTEYQAFGGSKPNHVTVLPFTRLIGGPMDYTPGIFEMDISKMNPDNKSHVNSTICNQLALYVTMYSPLQMAADTPENYNRFPDAFQFIKDVAVDWSESKYIEAEPGDFITVARKAKGTNNWFVGNVNGETPRTSNIDFSFLEKGKKYTATIYADAKDAHYKTNPQAYTIKKIAVTNKSKLSQFSAPGGGYAISIIETK from the coding sequence ATGAAAAACTTATTTTTCGCAAGTTTAATTTTGTTTGCGTTTAGCACGGTTGCAAAAGCGCAGCAATTAAAATCACCCGAAGGAAAGTTCGTAATGGAATTTTCTCTTCAAAACGACGGAACTCCAACGTACAATTTAAAATACAAAAACAAAGAAGTTGTAAAAACCAGTAAATTAGGTCTTGAACTTAAAGATGACAAAAAATCTTTATTGAACGACTTTACTGTTGTGGATACTAAAACTTCAACTTTTGATGAAACTTGGAAACCAGTTTGGGGAGAAGTAGATCACATTAGAAATCATTATAATGAAATGGCAGTTACTTTAAACCAAAAAAGTACTGACAGACAAATTGTAATTCGTTTCCGTTTATTCGATAACGGTTTAGGATTCCGTTATGAATTCCCAGCGCAAAAGAATCTTACTTACTTTGTAATCAAAGAAGAAAGATCTCAATTTGCCATGACTGGAGATCACACCGCATTCTGGATTCCTGGAGATTATGATACTCAGGAATATGATTACACAAAATCGAAATTATCGGAAATTAGAGGTTTATCTCAAAAAGCATATACGGCAAACGTTTCTCAAAAATCGTTTTCTCCAACTGGAGTTCAGACTTCTTTGATGTTAAAAACGGCTGACGGAATCTACATCAACTTACACGAAGCGGCTTTGATCAACTATTCTTGTATGCACTTGAATTTAGATGACAAAAACTTAGTTTTCGAATCTTGGTTAACACCAGATGCTAAAGGAGATAAAGGATATATGCAAGCACCAAGTCATTCGCCTTGGCGAACAATTATGGTAAGCGACGATGCAAGAGAAATCTTAGCTTCAAAAATGACTTATAACTTAAACGATCCATCAAAAATTGATGATACTTCTTGGATTAAGCCAGTAAAATACGTTGGAGTTTGGTGGGAAATGATTACAGGAAAAAGTTCTTGGTCGTACACAAATGATTTTCCGACAGTACAATTAGGCGTTTCTGATTTCTCAAAAGCAAAACCAAGCGGAACGCACGGAGCAAACAATGCTAATGTGAAAAAATATATCGATTTTGCTGCTGCAAATGGTTTCGATGCAGTTTTAGTTGAAGGATGGAACGAAGGTTGGGAAGACTGGTTTGGTCACTCAAAAGATTATGTTTTTGATTTCTTGACGCCTTACCCAGATTTCGACGTAAAAGGGCTTCACGAATATGCAAAATCTAAAGGTGTAAAAATCATCATGCACCACGAAACTTCAGGTTCTGTTCGCAACTACGAGCGTCACATGGATGCAGCTTACAAATTCATGAAAGACAACGGATACGATGCTGTAAAAAGCGGTTATGTAGGTGATATTTTACCAAGAGGTGAAAATCATTACAGCCAATGGATTATAAATCACTACCAATATGCTATCGAAAAAGCGGCTGATTATAAAATTATGGTGAATGCTCACGAAGCAGTTCGTCCAACAGGAATTGCAAGAACGTATCCTAACTTAATTGGAAACGAAGCTGCAAGAGGAACAGAATACCAAGCTTTTGGTGGTTCTAAACCAAATCACGTTACAGTATTGCCTTTTACACGTTTAATTGGAGGCCCAATGGATTATACGCCGGGAATCTTCGAAATGGATATCAGCAAAATGAATCCTGACAACAAATCGCATGTAAACAGTACAATCTGTAATCAATTGGCACTATATGTAACTATGTACAGCCCGTTACAAATGGCTGCTGATACTCCAGAAAACTACAACCGTTTTCCAGATGCTTTTCAATTCATTAAAGATGTGGCGGTAGATTGGTCAGAAAGTAAATATATTGAAGCTGAACCTGGAGATTTTATCACAGTTGCCCGTAAAGCAAAAGGAACAAACAATTGGTTCGTTGGAAACGTAAACGGAGAAACTCCGCGTACATCAAACATCGATTTCAGCTTCCTTGAAAAAGGAAAGAAATACACTGCAACAATTTACGCTGATGCAAAAGATGCGCATTACAAAACGAATCCGCAAGCTTACACTATCAAGAAAATTGCTGTAACAAACAAATCAAAATTATCTCAGTTTTCTGCTCCTGGCGGAGGATATGCAATAAGTATTATTGAAACCAAATAA